The region ACTGCGTGGCCTAAGGTGTGGCCATAATTCAACGCCTCACGTGCAAAGCTCTCTTTAAAGTCCTGCGATACAACCTCGCCCTTAACCTTTACTGAGCGTTCTACTAACTCCTTTACGAGCGATAGATCTTTTCGGATCTCGGAGGTTTTCTTTCCTCGCAAGAGATCCAAGATTTTCCCGTCAGCGATAAAACCACATTTAACTACCTCTGCTAAGCCCGCTGCGAAATCACGATCGGAGAGAGTGATAAACCAATCAAGATCAATAATCACCTTGATCGGACTGTGAAATGCTCCAATTAAATTCTTTCCGTAATCGCTATTGATCGCAGTTTTGCCACCGATTGCAGCATCAACTGCTCCAGCAACTGTCGTCGGAATTGCGATCCAATCAAGGCCACGCAGCCAACTGGCCGCGGCAAAACCTGCAAAGTCGGTAACTGCTCCCCCGCCAATTCCAACAATTAAATCACTTCGTGTAAATCCGGCCGCACCGAGCCAATCCCAAATCTTGAGCAAGGTGATGGATGATTTACCAGCTTCGCCATCAGGTATTGCAAAGGTAAAAATCTCTACGCTGCCCAGATCTAAGCCCTGAACTCTCGAAGTTAACGATTCTGAAACTATAAGTGCAACACGAGATCGACCTTGCACGCTCTCGGACAACGAGCTTCTCCAAGATTGGGAAATTAGAACGCTGTAATCGCGTTCAGATCTCACCATTATCTCGCTCATTACTTAACTCCATCCGTTGCCGTTTTAACGCTCTTCTTGCCCGTGATGATCTCGTCGACGATTTCTCTAGGAGTTAGGTTATCTACTAGGACTACTTGGGTAGCTAAAGAAAGATAAGTTGGACGGCGTTTCTCCATTAACTCTTGCCATGCCGCTCGCGGATTGCTGAGCAGTAACGGACGATCACGATTAAATCCCACGCGAGGGGCAGCTGCTGATAACGAGATATCTAGATAAACAACGTTAGCACCAGATTCTTTGATCGCCTTCTGCGCAATCTCAGATAAAGGTGCACCACCGCCCAGAGAAAGCACTCCAGAGAGTTGAGCTATCTCGCGCGCCACAATTCGTGCTTCAACTTCACGGAACCAAGGCTCGCCTTTATCAATAAAGATCTGCGAAATGGAAGTACCCACTTCAGATTCAATCAAAGCATCAGTGTCAGATAACTTGAAACTAAGGGCCTTTGATAGCGCTCTACCAATTGTGCTCTTTCCTGAACCCGGCGGGCCGATGAGGATGTAGTTCTGCTTTCTAGAATCGCTCATATCGCCTACTTAAAACGTAGGTTGCTCATATAGTTTTCGAAGTTGCGACGGGTTTCACTTACATTATCGCCGCCAAATTTTTCGAGGACCGCCTCTGCCAGAACAAGCGCTGCCATCGCTTCTGCAACGACTCCCGCAGCAGGAACAGCACAAACATCTGATCGTTGATTAATAGCTTTTGCAGCCTCACCAGTCTTAACATCGATGGTGTCCAACGCCTTTGGCACAGTTGAAATCGGTTTCATTGCAACGCTAACGCGAAGGATCTCACCATTAGACATACCGCCTTCGGTACCAC is a window of Candidatus Planktophila lacus DNA encoding:
- a CDS encoding shikimate kinase encodes the protein MSDSRKQNYILIGPPGSGKSTIGRALSKALSFKLSDTDALIESEVGTSISQIFIDKGEPWFREVEARIVAREIAQLSGVLSLGGGAPLSEIAQKAIKESGANVVYLDISLSAAAPRVGFNRDRPLLLSNPRAAWQELMEKRRPTYLSLATQVVLVDNLTPREIVDEIITGKKSVKTATDGVK
- the aroB gene encoding 3-dehydroquinate synthase; its protein translation is MSEIMVRSERDYSVLISQSWRSSLSESVQGRSRVALIVSESLTSRVQGLDLGSVEIFTFAIPDGEAGKSSITLLKIWDWLGAAGFTRSDLIVGIGGGAVTDFAGFAAASWLRGLDWIAIPTTVAGAVDAAIGGKTAINSDYGKNLIGAFHSPIKVIIDLDWFITLSDRDFAAGLAEVVKCGFIADGKILDLLRGKKTSEIRKDLSLVKELVERSVKVKGEVVSQDFKESFAREALNYGHTLGHAVELDCGFTLRHGECVSIGLAFMANLQLDLGLIGKELASDHLQILQDLDLPIKYKRESWPKLLAHMAVDKKSRGNSLRFVTISEIGKTDRLENPDPKTLYAAYEKVSS